actgataggaagtgctatttgctgtgtttttgctccttttttagtcttacccttcagtacttatgtgaaatactgtaatatgtctttcgattctcttatttttcatagatctgtcacctgttgttgtcatactgttgatttgtagttcatgaatcttcagtacatatgtcgcatactcataggaagtgctccttgttatgtttgattcagtacgtatatgaaatactgaaataaatgctctttgttacgtttgattcagtactggaatcGGATATGAAGATGATCTGGAGcaattcagaacttattgcaagaaatgacatattttgaatgataggaacatgagttgttgttggttcagatttgcaagcttgtgaaatcggtggtggtcttgatgaaattacaaattggttgtgacgtgtgtttgaaagaaggtgtgctgcaaatggatttggaggaacatagaaggttgggttgctacattgtatgatcctacaatgtatgtgatgtaatacgttttctaatttatttatcattgattcttacagatttgtactctacctggaagcagtgcagcaaatatgtactcaaatttgtaagcattcagatatataatcggatttgtaagcagtacgacagatatgtactcaaatttgtaagcagtgtagcaaatatgtactccaatttttaagcagtgtaccagatatgtactcaaatttgtaagcagtgtagacacacacgtttggtagtaatgagcattatggacatttccatgttttaattaattttggacctccggataaaaaaaaattccggttggaccctactataaataattatatgggcctaggaccaaacaagaaattttcctttccCCAACTCGCATTGGGTTGATTTGGTTTGGGAGCGAGCAGTACCCGGATCCGACAAGGTGAATGAAAAAGACCTGAACTGTGGATGGCACTCCTAGTGGGCTTGCAGCTCGATCCAAGTTCAGTTGCCCATATATacaaatatcattcccgaaatttcaatttctagatctcatttTTTATCGTTCCCCCaagtcaaaaccctaacagagaaACGTAATTCTCATTTTCGTTCTTCCGTTAAATCAAAACCTCTTAAAATTAATGAGAAGTAAGTTACTGATGGGTGATGACTCCAAGATTTAGTGCTGGTACTGGTTTTGTATGGGATTCCGGTCAGGGGCGGAGCTACTTGAGGACTAGGGACAAGGGAGGACCTCCCTAGAATCTCAAAATTGCCTATTTAGCCATTGTGTTCTAAGATTTTTATGTATTTGTCCCCCCTTAAATGTTCTAAAATTGCAATAATAGGtctaaacactaataaattttacAATTCTTGTTATAATCTGTTTTAAAATGTACTAgtaagagctagcactatggaggGGTTCATCCCCTCACTATCCCTTGAACGGTAAAAAACTCTTATAACCATCAAATGTTTCCGGTAACTGAATAGGAGTTCATAAAATTAAAGCATTTTACAATTCAGGTGCCATCTTTTATAGAGAGCTGCTTCTGAAGGACGAAATTCCTGATAGATGATGAATCATCAGGAATTTCGTCCCTGCTGGTGTGAAAGAGTTTGAAGAAAATAGAGGCGCAAAGTTCCTAAATAGGGTATTTAATTTGGAAGAAATAAACGATGTGAAGGAGGTATTCCACTGGTAAGTTTTTCTATTAAGCTTGATTCATACTCATTATAAATCATTGTcattagtttatttttagtttctttATGTTCCATATTAATTCAATTAAGACCAAAATCTCATAACTCATTATTAGGTTTCGTAGGAGATTGTGAAGACAATTTTGACGATACATATGTTCAAACTATGAGAATTGGGGCGCACGAATGAACAATTAGTCCCCTCATGGCTGCAGGGCAACCTGTTGAAACACTAGTCAGCAGACTCAGTACTATATGGTGCATCAGTAAAGCTTCACCGTTTCATATCAAGCATAGAGTGCATGATTTTAAAAGAAAACCAGTAAGGCCAAGGACCAGATTTCAGAAGGTTACATAGTAAGTAGCTGGTATAATAATTTGAAAATGTCATGAGTTTTGGCGCATGCTTTATATGTTAATACTTACCAATACTTGTTCTATTAGTTGAGGCACAAATGAGGGAACAAGCTGTGTTAGATGACAATGGTAAGCAACAATCCCCTATTGGTGAAATCTATGTGAATGTATTACCTAGACGTGGACATAAACTTGTTAGAGCTGAAGGAAATGTCACTGACCTGTTCTGGTTCTATGTGAAAGCATTATGAGAATATATGTTGGTGAATAACAGCACTGAGAAGAGACTAGTATATTATATCTATCTTTAGGATCAGATAAGGATAAGGCTACATCTAACTTCTTACAACAACTGCACAGGTACTAGAAACACCAGCACATAGTGGTATTCTGACGCCCATACAATCAAACTTGAAATCCTTATGGTATCACAACACCAGCAAGTGTAAAGATAATAAACCTTTATTGAAATTTTAAGCATTTTGAGATTAGATAGCAGGGGATCTTTCGTGAATCTAATTAATTGACAATATGTGGTGAAGGATAATATTACATCATGTATGCATtttgtgatttacttttgttagACCTTATGGATGATGCAAACTTTAGTATAATTATTTCCTTTATATGAAATAAAAAACAGGGTCTGAGAAGTATATGCAGAAAATATTGTGGGAAACTGAGTGCTCTCTCAGTGGTCTAATGCCTCTAGCCTTCTAAGAAATCTTATTGGTTCTTAGTTCTCAGATTATTTCTGCTTAATGTTGTCATTTATGGATTTAGTGTGTGATTTTCGAGATATTGTATGACCGGGAGCGTGATACTAGTAGAATTCTTGAGTTCAACGAGTTTGAGGTTAACTCTGCCGGTAGTTCTGTTTTTGTGGAGAGCCTAGTATCACTTAGCTCAGAAACTTATGTGGGACATGCAGAGAAAGAAGACTCAGAAGTTGTGGTTGGTCTTGGTAACAACAAATATTTGAAGAACATGACTATtattttttcgaaatatgtgtctACTTTCTATATTTGTTCTAGGCTGTTGTCATAGTGATTTGTGGGCAAGAATGTATAAAGCACTGAGACTTGAGCTTGGAAATGTGATTATTCAatcccttttctttgagacataATAACTGAAACTGGctcttgcattttttttttttttttttttttttttttttttttttttttNNNNNNNNNNNNNNNNNNNNNNNNNNNNNNNNNNNNNNNNNNNNNNNNNNNNNNNNNNNNNNNNNNNNNNNNNNNNNNNNNNNNNNNNNNNNNNNNNNNNNNNNNNNNNNNNNNNNNNNNNNNNNNNNNNNNNNNNNNNNNNNNNNNNNNNNNNNNNNNNNNNNNNNNNNNNNNNNNNNNNTTTTTGAGATATTTGCTCTTGTGGTTGTGAATGCATCTTAGTTGTTGTCAATCTGTGAATGTAGCTGTATCGAAAACTCGACTATTTGTCAAATGATATACAAAtttccttgtgccttaccttttgGGTTTGTTCAATTGGCTACAATATATCAATCATGCACTTCACAGCCGAAGCTTGAGATTGAGTCAGAAGCCATTTAATCATTTGGAAATAGTATCAAGCTAGACTATAGATCTAAGTTAATTACTTGAAATTTGTTCATTGGCCTTAATAGATGGGGATGGAAGTGTGAAACTATATTCTCTTTTATGCAAACTGTGTGAACTGCAGGAGGTAGCATTTGTGTTTTATCGATCAAGGGTTTCAGTCAGACAACAGACTGcttattttagttttttgatGTGTTTAACATTCTGgttttagtcaaattttgaacTGTTTGCAGTTCGTTCTATGGTATGCTATAGACTAATTTTTCTAGCTGTCTACTACTGCTTACGGCTTTAATTGACACTAGGTGGGGATAGGGAGGTGATTGGTTTGTATTGCTCAATTTCTTCTCTAAATTGAAGAAAATCGACTTTCAGTTCACTAAAAAGGTAGAGAGTGCTTCTGTATGGCGAAATTCTAGATCGAAAGAAAGTTAGCTGAGTATTGATTGACTGGAGGATAGAGGCACAAAGTTCCTAAATTGGGTAGTTAATTTGGAAGAAATTCGATATGTCCAAACTATGTGAAGGGATGTATTCCAGTGGTAAGTTTTTCTATTAAGCTTGGTTCTTACTCATCATAAATCATTGTTATTAGTTTATTCTTCTGTGTATTGCCTTTGAGTTTCTTTATGTTCCATATATATTTCAGTTAAGACCAAAATCTCAGAATCCtaaatttgtttttcttgttcGTAGGTTCAAAATATCAGAATTGGGGTGCATGAATCCTGTTCTGGCTGCAGTGCAACCTGTTGAAATACTAATCAGCACTACATGGTGCATCAGTAAAGCTTCACGCATGCTTTCGTTTAATATTAGGCATAGACAAACAATTGTAATTGGTGTGCATGATTTTTAGAAGAAAACCAGCAAGGCCAAGGACCAGATTTCAGAAGGTTACATGGTAAGTAGCTGATGTGGTAGTTTTACAAGTGTCAAGAGTTTTTGGCACGTATTTTTGGATGCTATTACTTACCAATACTTGTTCTAATGCAGGCACAAATGAGGGGGCAACCGGAGTTAGATGAGAATGGTAAGCAACAATCCGCTACTGGTCAAATCTATGTTAATGTATTACCTACATGCGTACATAAACTTGTAAGAGCTGAAGGAAATGGTCACTGACGTCTGACCTGTTCTTGTTCTGTGTGAAAGCATTATGAGAATACATGTAACAGCACTGAGAAGAGACTAGTGTATTTATATCTATCCCTGTATGTATATGTTTATAAGGAAAAGACTAAATCTACCTTCTTACAACAACCGTGCAGGTGCTACAAAGGGGAACCAGTTCACAATGTCAGCGGAGAAGTCCTATTGCACGTGCAATGAAGCACCAACACTGAAGGCTGGGGGTAGAGGTAGTTAGATGGAAGTTGTTGGAATATCTTTAGAAATAAAGCAGGGATAGCATCTGGCAGTGTCGCACACAACCTAAATCAGTTTTTTTATAATTCAGACTGGACTCTAAATCAGTGGTGAGGGCAGGAACTAATGGAGAACAACATATTGCTTGGCAATTACATCACCAGATTTCAGAGGCTAAACAAGTTGTACAGTTTTTTCAGTTTTGGGATTATCTTTGTTTAAGTTTGAAACAATGTTGCTGTATTCCGGCTAACTTGCGAGGAAAAATAAGCCAACAAATGAGTGGCTCTGGACCATTAAATGCATTAGGCATCAGTTAGTTGTTGCGTTCTTTTTGGACTAAAAACATTATCAATCATCGTATTATTCTGATGGATGTTTTTCTTATGATCTGTATAAACTTGCAAACTATGATCACAGTTTTAATGTGTTGCAGCTCCCCATAGCCTCCTACCAATCACCTGAGTTTATGGTCCACCACTAGACTTACTCCTGTACCTATATTTTACTCCCGTCTCCTATACCTATATTTTTCCAAGACTTGTGCGAGCAATATTACCGGTGCGTCCTTCCGTGTTCATGTGCCAGATGCGGAGAGACCCTGAAAGGCCAAACCAGTCCCCTGCACTGAGTTGTCATTTTACCCAAACCCTAACTTACCACCAGAAGGAAAGAAGAAGCAATATTTCTCCTTAAAAACCCTAGGAAAAGAAAAACTATAAATTGTGATTCAATTTACACTTTCTCCTCAAACTTAGAATTTCATCATCATGCGAAGAAGGTTCAACAATCTCCCAAAAGAGATCATGTTAGAAATACCAACCGAATCTGTTTTGGagtgcaaactggtatgcaaacctTGGAGAGATCTTGTTCATCTTCCATCGTTCTCTCAAATGCACTCAATCATCGGAGAAGAATATAATATGCGTCATGAATTTTCTTATGCCGAGTATGATGAGAACTCTCAAGAGACACCCTTTAGCAGAACAGCAAGATTGAACATAGACCTTCCATTTGACAAGTGTGAGTATGAGTTTGTTGGCTCATGTAACGGATTGATCTGCATGGACTCATGGTTTAGTGAGATTTATGAACCTACTTATATCTTTAATCCAATCACCAGAGAATATATTATACTTCCAACATCTGAAGGAGATTACTGGTGGACTGGATTTGGTTACATTCTTtccaccaatgagtacaaggttgttggGGTATATAACACTAGGGGAGACTCGAATGTTACAAGTGTCTATGTATACACTCTTGGAAGTAGCACTGGATGGAGAAATGTGGGAACGGTGGACATGGATATGCAAATTTGTAGAAGATCTGTTGGCGCGTTTGcaaatggagctcttcattgggaGGATGATTCAGGAAACATTTTCGCTTTCCATTTGACTGATGAAAAGTTTAGCAAACGTCCATCACTGCCTTGTCTAACAGAAGCTGATTTTTCCAATTATCCGGTTTTTGTAGGGGTTTTGGGCGATTTTTCTAAGTGCTACTTATTCTAGCACTGCCTTTGTTAGTGAAATATGGTTTTTGAAGAAGAATAAAGATAATTATAATGACTTGAGCTGGAGTAAAGAGTTCAGTTTTCACACTTACATGTCACCACCATTTGGGTATACGAAGAGTGGTAGGCTTCTGTGCTACAAGCGTCACAAAATTTATGGTTACGATCAAAAAGAATCATCTGCCAGAATGGATGTGGATTTTGGCGAGTCTATTGATGGTGCAATCGCTCACAAGAATACTTTAGTTTCACTGAAGGCATTAGGAGAAAAGGATGCTAAAACAATGGAATCTGGTGAAAGAGCTTGAAGTGAGACAGGAAAGACTGATAAACTGAAGAAGCTGCAAAACGAAGTAAGAGATCTCTAGGTAAGTGTAATGATAATAAACCTTTATTGAAATTTTAAGCATTTTGAGATTAGACAGCAAGGGATAATATTTGACAATATGTGGTGAATGATAATATTACATCCATGTATGAATTACTCTTGCTATGTTTACTGCATTTTATGTTTACTTTTGTTAGACCTAATGGAGAATCCGATGCAAACTTTAGTATTGTTATCTCCTTTATATGAAATAAAAACTGAGTCGAAGAAGTCTTCTAATAAATCTATGTGGTTCTTAGTTCCCAGATTCTATTTGCTTAACTGTCTGTAGTGTTGTTTTCTTTGGGTTTGCTCACTAGC
Above is a genomic segment from Papaver somniferum cultivar HN1 chromosome 10, ASM357369v1, whole genome shotgun sequence containing:
- the LOC113315948 gene encoding F-box protein At3g07870-like; the encoded protein is MRHEFSYAEYDENSQETPFSRTARLNIDLPFDKCEYEFVGSCNGLICMDSWFSEIYEPTYIFNPITREYIILPTSEGDYWWTGFGYILSTNEYKVVGVYNTRGDSNVTSVYVYTLGSSTGWRNVGTVDMDMQICRRSVGAFANGALHWEDDSGNIFAFHLTDEKFSKRPSLPCLTEADFSNYPKNKDNYNDLSWSKEFSFHTYMSPPFGYTKSGRLLCYKRHKIYGYDQKESSARMDVDFGESIDGAIAHKNTLVSLKALGEKDAKTMESGERA